From Acidobacteriota bacterium, a single genomic window includes:
- a CDS encoding DUF3387 domain-containing protein, with protein MDCGFWIASCLSKAFALCAASDEATALRDDISYFQAISAALGKQNSNGKRSPEQIDAAASPFWIFDFGFWIATPRNCSKSF; from the coding sequence TTGGATTGCGGATTTTGGATTGCGTCGTGTCTGTCGAAAGCCTTCGCCTTGTGCGCCGCGAGCGACGAGGCGACGGCGCTGCGCGACGACATAAGCTATTTTCAGGCAATCTCGGCGGCGTTGGGCAAACAGAATTCAAACGGCAAGCGTTCGCCGGAGCAGATCGACGCGGCGGCCAGTCCATTTTGGATTTTCGATTTCGGATTTTGGATTGCCACGCCGCGGAATTGCTCGAAAAGCTTTTGA